Proteins encoded in a region of the Zea mays cultivar B73 chromosome 2, Zm-B73-REFERENCE-NAM-5.0, whole genome shotgun sequence genome:
- the LOC118476440 gene encoding uncharacterized protein: MLRSAVKNQRYRLKQKYFNGVPANEISTTSPVSYMTDEQWRALVAKWSDPKNMEISAKNKQNRSQVKFHQATGSRCYVAHLHAYKQKRNREEPSLDQTEELDAVDAFKTCHTSSKRGLSEPAREALSHMEALRAEPVAEGEMPASSVHLVSKVLSQSSSHQFLKSVGIKTSATSKASSSNHSELREQLAAEATAAVQGELDQLRKKCEEAEEQQARTQRELEEYKKITEKNSKEMEETNVLIKKLLSLHGNSSST, translated from the exons ATGCTACGCTCTGCGGTAAAAAACCAGCGTTATCGGCTCAAGCAGAAATACTTCAATGGTGTACCTGCAAATGAGATTAGCACAACTTCTCCTGTATCTTACATGACTGATGAACAGTGGAGGGCATTAGTTGCAAAGTGGTCTGATCCAAAGAACATG GAAATAAGTGCAAAGAACAAGCAGAACCGCAGTCAAGTCAAGTTTCATCAGGCTACGGGTTCTCGCTGCTATGTGGCACACTTACATGCATAT AAGCAGAAGAGAAACCGAGAAGAACCCAGCTTAGACCAGACTGAAGAACTAGATGCGGTGGACGCCTTCAAGACCTGTCATACCAGCTCCAAACGTGGCCTGAGTGAACCGGCAAGAGAAGCACTT TCTCATATGGAGGCTTTGAGggctgaacctgttgctgaaggtgagATGCCAGCATCCAGTGTGCACCTTGTGTCGAAGGTGCTGTCCCAGAGCAGCTCACACCAATTCCTGAAAAGCGTCGGCATCAAAACATCGGCAACCTCCAAGGCTTCATCATCAAATCATAGTGAGCTTCGGGAACAACTTGCAGCTGAAGCGACGGCTGCTGTTCAAGGTGAACTCGACCAGCTCAGGAAGAAATGCGAAGAAGCTGAGGAACAGCAGGCGAGGACACAAAGGGAGTTGGAGGAGTACAAGAAGATAACAGAGAAGAacagcaaggagatggaggagaccaatgtgctcatcaagaagctcttgtccttgcatggtaactcttcttcgaCATGA